The genomic region gtgtgtcccattgGAGCCTGCCACAGACCACTGTTCACACATGACATCATTACCAGCCGCCTGTGGCCTCCAGAGGGAAATGTATGACCCATATCTGTGATTCTGACCTCGGAGTGACACGGTGCAGATGTCCTGCTGGATTTTCTTGCCCTCGGGTGACGTGAGCGTGGGAGGGCACAGCTGAGAGTAGACATAGTCGGGGATGGAGGGCGCTGACGCACCGAGGTGAGAGGAGCTGCTCAGGTGACTGGAGGACAGCTGTGAGGTGAAAGGTAAGTGGATTAAACTCAATCATTTTTATGAATCTCATGTTGTGAACACTGGCGACTCACCGATTTGGTAATCCCACGAATCGGCTTTGGATTAGAGGaagacaaaatgtttaaatgtttgtacTAACGATATTAAATCAGTGTGAAATACTAGGAGTCCTATCTAAATACTGAGGGTGAGTTACAGACCATTCTTACCATACCCAGGGCCTCCACTCTGGACAGTGTGCGAGAGTGGCCCCGCATCTTCCCCGACTTCGGTTTCTTCGGCTTCTCAAGTGAAAGGTTCTGGATAGAAGAAGACACGTTTATTTTCCCATGATGCTCAGTGAGAAGCCTTCACATCCCGTTAATCCACAGTCTACCTGTACACTGATGATTCGCTGCAGGTCTCCGTTAGTGAACACCTGACCCACCTCCAGCGCCTGCAGCCTCTGGATTAAGCCGCTCAGCTCAGAAAGGTCCAAATGGCAACGGTTCAGTTCTGGAAGAAACCATGAGAGGCAGCAGGATGTTTTAGTCCAAGGCAAAGGTTGTCCAAACCAGGGTCCAATTTACTATGTGGACACTcacatacatttattattatcagtCTTTACTGTTTGTTGCATTCAAAACACTATAAAACAACGATTATGTCTAAAGAAATGTCTCATTCTTTTTAAATCTTGGAGTCAAAAACACCAAATCACACCTGACTTCAACTCAGTCTAAGACCAAATTCACAAAGATTGGATTGTGGGTAATATTTTCACTCGTTAGAAGAAAGCATGATATAAAAGAGGCAATATCTCCTGTTTTTCTGGGGCTTTAAATTGTTGTATCATCTTTAAGACACTTTAATATGCTCCAGACCTTTGCTCCGTGCAAAGGGAGTGTCTGAGAATGTGTTTTTCCAGGTGGTATAATGTGTGTGACAAATACCTTGGATCCAGGTGTCAGGGTCATGACTCTGCTGCAACCAGGCCGACACTTTGCTGTTCACAGCAGTGCTCGCTGAGGGCAGCAGTTCCGAAGCTGCAGCTGAATCCACCACTGCTGCAGAGTTCTGCAGACAGAAGAGCCCACAGGAGTTCACGTAAGAATCGTTTTAAAGACTGTTCTGTCTGGTTCCACCTTACTGTTTATTTGATACTCACCAAATGTCCATTTCTCTGAGCTTGTCCAGCTGCAGCACCTTGGGGCAgagtctggaggaaaccagtgTGAGCCTGAGCGGCTTCGTTCTTCTTGAAGAGACGATGGGCTTGTAGTTTGGTTATCCAGATGTAGAACAGCTCATGGCTCTTTGCCTTGGTGGGAAAAGAAAAGTCATAAAATTCCTGTCTCTTAATGTGAGGAAAACTGATGCGTTCAATGTCTCCATTTACCTTCATATGATAGAGGATGTCTCCTGCGTCCAAGTCGATCCGATTTGATTTCTTATTTATTGACATCACAGCGTGACTAACGTCTAAGGAGCCCTGGACTCTTCCCCTGAAAACCTTTAAAGGAACAACTTGTGTTGAAATGGTTTAAATCCTATTAGGCCAAAAATCCAGTTTTGGAATCTAAGTTTCACTTACATCTTGTTGATTCTTGGAGTAGCGCAATATCCCTGCCTCCAAGACAAAGTATCGCTGAAAACCAGAGTTTAAGAAATTAATGACATTAAAGTCATTGACCAGACCCACAGTAAGAAAGATCGGATGCAGCTCTCACCTTGTGCCAACCTTTCAGGGGCCACTTCCTCCTCTTGAGGAGATATCCTTCACAGATTCCTGGGGCGGTCATGTCCTGAGGGCTGTCGCCTCCCGTGCGCATTTCGACATGAAGGTCGTCAATCACTTCCCAATCTTTGATGATCTGATTTGATGACGATGATGACTACATTGATTTTTCAGTGGGCTACAgttacatacattttaatataaatctgtgtctaataatttataatatgaAACATATGAACtagttttcttctttatttttggACTCTAAGTATGAAAGTGACCTACAAAGattacacaacagaaaatgaacttCTTGaatctgtgatttattttgatcAGTGATCAATAATTTTGAGGCATCATAAGACAAAATCCTAAAATGAATTATTGTTTAAACTTCTCTTATGTAAACGATAAGATCTTTGGGCATTAatgaccaaacacaaaacacttgGTTCACCTTGGGCTTTGGGAAATTACCCAGAGTTCTATGGGCAGAGACTCTGGAtgtgtttaaattcatttctgGTTTCTTGGAAAGGCCATTTTCAGGCTGTAGCACAGACACGCTGTGAGGTGGTTACTGATACAGAGCTGAATGACGGCCCAGCAGCCTGTTACAGAACATCGACTGGCTGACCTGTGACTCACCTGTCTGGAGTGGCGAGACGACAGCGTGCTGCTGCTACGGGAGTGACACGGCTTGTTCCACGTTGGCGAAGTCTTCTCCAGACCGCTGGCCAGCGACGGGCTGCGGTTCAGCGAAGACCCGTGTGAATCCATTTCACAGCCCGGGCCTCTACTTCCCCCGCTGCTGTGATCGGTGGATTGTTAAGAGAGATCCAGATCCAAACAGACCCCTGAAACATCAAAGTCAGGAGGTTAACCAGTGAAAGAATTAGAGTGGACCAGATTCTGAAACTATtttgtcaaatgttttattgcccAAATTTGAGGATTTAATGCacttcatgttgtttttcacacagaaaacaatctGCCCTCACCTTGGACCAGTGGAGATTATAGCAACTGTTTTCATTACTTTCTGGTATTTTATAGACAGAGCAAAAAATAACTGGCAGGTTGAagcaaagacacattttcattcactAAATCTACTGGTTATTTCTGAGGAGACATTCTCACCATTATTTCTTCTACCTCGTGATCACAGTGTGAACAAACTGTAGCAGACTAAGCAAAGCCTGTCactgtgatttggtgctttAAGAGCAGTTTCATGATGACGTGAGAAATGAAGAGTGACGGCGTTACCCAGACTGAACAGAGCAGTAATCCAGTTACCTAAAAACAGTGAGAGCTGAGCTGCTGGTTTGAGTCCATGATGTCGTAAATGTTAATTGGACACAGTGTAGGGTTTCCTGGATCCTCCTCCAGAGCTCTCTGGACCCTAAAGCCACACTTGAGACAGAAAGAACTCCATTCATGCCACAGTCAGACACTGAAAACTTCATACACTGTGTTTCTTTAAAAGTCTCAATGTAAACACAGGAAAACTTCATTGTCATATTCACCCCTTCATTGTGTTAACATGAAGGAGAAACAAACACCTTATAACTCACTCCAACATAAGACAGCAGCCATGCTGTCACTGTGTAACCAATAAcgttcatgtttttgttatcACTGCTGTTCCTGTTATTTCGTCCACTCGTGGATTCAAGGGAGGATGTTGCCTCAAGGCTGTTGCTAAAAAggattatttaaaatgtgaatatcAAGCGAAATAACTGTTGTAATGATTATATAAAGAATTTTAAGGGaaatcaaactaaaacaaaaatagaacaaTGTAAATTCATTGGAGTTTAAATTAAGCACAGGATTCAGGATGACTTGCACAGAGGATTACCAACCTCTGCTTAATTGGTTTTTCACAGGATGTTTTTAGCAACTTGTCAGTCGCAGCCACACGATCCCAAAGCACCGAGCACTGACACAACAGAAAAACCTGAGCACGGTCAGAGTTTTGATGGTAAcagtttaaaaatgcaaacctGCTTATTAGATCAGGACGAATCTACTTTTACAtgatttcagcttttttttgtGCTCAACAGgcatagaaataaaaaatacgcAGGGAAGTGATAAAATAGAAGAGATGCAGGGCAGTGTGTTGATTTAAAGGTATTTTTACAGTGGGAAAGCAAAAACTATTCCTTTCTAAATAAAAGCCCTGTAGCAGAACGTGTTTGTGAGGTAGTGACCAGATTTTGtttgcacagagaaaacaagaaatttGATGGTGTGTAGTTAATTTAGGAGTTTGCAAACCAAACTCTTTTCACTCGAGCAGGAATCTTTCAACCTTTCATCATCCATAACCAGGCTCTGCATTGGTGACGGCCATATGGGAACAACACAGGCTGTAGGTTCAGAGATGTCCCTGTGGTTCTGGGCACAAACAGCCCTGCTGCTGTTATATAAGAGCAGGATGACAGTAACTGACCTCAGTGATGGTGGAAACAGGATGAGGGGATTTGCAGGTTTCTGAGCTTGATTACTCAAGAAGGAACACAAAGCCTATTATTCTACACTTCTACCATGTCCACAAGACCTCAACTGTTttctatgcaaaaaaaaaaaatctagatttTTACAGAGTAACTGTGAGGAAATGCAGAGCAATGGCAGCCCAAACATCTTGAACAaacctttaaaatgtaataaagcatttaAAGTAATTCCCGTCATATCTGAGCCTGAACAGAAGAGAAATAATCCACTCGCTGATGGATAATTCAGCTCATTACATGAAAACCAAATGAAGAAGTCAGCCAAGGTGAAGAAGGAGGCATTTTGGCAACAGCCACCAAACTGCACGAtgccagaggaggaggagggttaAGATGCAGAGATTATGTCAGTTCTAATCTCTTGTCTGTGGAAGAAAAACTGCTGCCAGTGAAACTTGGGTCAGATCAATAAaccacaacatatttatgaatgagTCAGACTCTACTTGCagtgcaaacattttaaaaaccaaacatgTTCAGTTTCTACATAAAAGTTCACTGACCGGGTGTTTCACAGGTCAGAGAATCCTTTTCTCACAGTGTGACTGTCAGTACAGAAATATAAGATCTGTTCACATAATCAGGACAGAgctacactgacatgttttAGTGGTGAGGTTTCTGATTGTCTGAGTCGTTACTTTACAACTGAATTTAATCCAAACTTAAACGTTTTGGTTTCTTCTTTGAGAGAAAAGTCTTACCTGAAATTCACCCCCGCCTCTGATCATCTGCACTTTCTGTCCAACACTCGTCTCCTCCGGCGCATGAAAAGCTCTGGAAATTCCCCATTTCGACGAACAAAGCGTTTTCCTACCGCAAACAACACAATTAAGTCAAACTACATGTTAATTCCACAGTTAATCACTGGTTCTGCTCGGTGAGAGCCGCCGGCCGTGCCTCTACCTGTCCCTCTCCAaatccaaagagagctgtgcGTCCGGGCAGTGCGCGCCGTGCGCAATGTGTCCTGGTCATTATTATCCGCATTAGCTGGAATTACAGTGTCTGTCAGGGATGTAATGGAGGATAAATCTAGCCACCCTCCACTCCCTCGACACACCGAGTTTCCTCCTGTTGAAGCTTAAAGCAACGAGCTTAAAGTGCTTCATCCTGCTATGAAGTGATGCAATAGGTTCGTTACATCAAGAGGAAAACAGGATTATACAAATTAATGACTTTCCTTAAAAAACTAATATTTGCTGATATGAGTCGAAGATTCACTGCAGGTTATGACTTTACCTATTACACCACGTGactcctcctctgcagctcctgTCGTTTTGGGAAATATTTCGGGATTGAAAAAGCATCTTCATCCTTACAGCAGTTATTTGGATGTGATAATAGTGCCAATATGCACCTTTACTGTGGTTTCTAAATCAAGATGTGCCTGGAAACACTTGACAATCATTCCTCTGCAGGAACATGTGGTGTTTGCTCAGAAAAACAGGCCACAATAGAATAACTGACCCAGATTAACATGCTGTAATCTGCAGATTAACTATCAGGATCTGTGACcacttgtgtttattttggctGCAGTGGATTTCATGATGCCACTTACATCTATAGCTATTACCATAAACTGCATTACTACACCAACTGGGCCAATCAAAACTAGATTGTGCATTAAAAATGAGAACGTTTGAAGGCATGTATGAAAACTCTGATTCTTACATCTAAATAAATGTCTCAGAGAAATAGTGAGGTgacataatttatttatatctgACAATATCCTTAAATAAAGGAATCTCTTGGGTGATGCAGCATCTGTCCATCCAAGACTCCCACAAAAGCCACAGTGCTCATGAACGTGGATGCAGAAGATTTAGCCAGATTTAGCACCAAACAAACAGCTCCACTTAAAACTTTAAGACTGAGAAGGTGACAGAGTCAGATCTTAAGAATTTTCCTGGAAGTTGGGTactaaatcaaattaaaatctgaaacatGCATCCAGCTCAGTCTTTCATTGTTGCAAGCAGCTGCAAAACCAGAAGGTAGACACAGTCCCAGAAGGTTCCTGTGGAGCTCTATGTGGCCTCTGTGCTGCCGTCTGGACTCTCCTGCCTGACGTACTGCTGGAGGAGGGCTGACAGGTGAGCTGGGTGGCGCTGCAGCAGGGCGGCTGTGTTGGAGGTGAGCATGGTCAGCCCGCTGACCAGTTCACCCTGGACAACAGACACTGACGGCAGTTTGGAGTAGTTCACCACACCCTGTATGCTCAGCAGCGTGTCGTCTATACAGGCTCCTGTTGAAAGTGAGCAGTGCAGTGATGAATGAGctgctgttaaatattttaaacacaatatGTTGAAAAACACGTTTATCATCACATCACAGACACTTTTCTACTGTCATCCAGTTATAAGGAGCtgcatttactttttctttcactgatctaggtctgtttttgtctttctctaaTTTAACAAGACCATAAATTATTGAccaacaggaaaaacaacttGTAACTGATTGTTTACATCTGAAGATGAATTTAAACTGCTGAGAAACTATAAATGGGGACGTATGCAGGACGATTTTCATTTCAGACAGTTGGAAAAACAGAAGGTTTGACTGATCATTGACTGATGAttcaaaataatcattagttggaaatgcatttttaaaaaacaaacatacccAGGAGTGTCATCTGTGGACTGGACTTCAGCACCATCAGCATCTCCTTCACCTTTGGCTCTTTACTAACAAACATGACTGTGGGACCGATGAACAGAGGAGCCATGTTGGAGTAAACACTAGCACTCAGGAACGACCGCATCACCTGGAAGAGCATGACTGAAGGTTAGAATAATGTTTGCGTTTGCTGCGTTTGTTCTCAGAGACAAGATGCTTTGCTTGACAGCCAGGAATTTATTTGTGGACACAGAGAATAGGTGGTTCTTTAAAATCTTACATTTTACTtggttttaaagtgaaaaataaaatatgataataaaattaaaacaataaccTGGTTGGGATAGAACTTGACAGCGATGCCATGTTTAAAAAATCTATGCTTGAGAATCATCATGTCCTCAGAAGTGCTGGCGTTGTTCTGCGCCACAGCGATCATCTTATAATTCTGGAACAGGGTCTTCAAATCCCTCTTCATAACTGTCATCAACGCAGTATCCTGCTGGAAGATCACATAAGACCTAATCTGTGCACGTTTGGTCTCTGGCCTTTAGTTTTACTGTTTCTCCAGCACACAGTGATATTTTTGATCATTCTGTCTACCCATTGTGCACAATGGATGCATGGAATAAAATCCCTGCATCCAGATCCCAAACCTCAGTGGAAACCTCCCCTGAAGAGTGGAGCAGATTGGCCCTGATGGTTTTGGAATGAGATTTCAGAAACCACCTGTGGGGGGTGTTTTGATGTGCACACACCTCGACAATGAGGACGAACCTTACCTCCTGGACTGGTTTGGTTTGGGGTGGATAAGCGCCTGGAGGCGCGCCCCTTTCAGGAGGAATGTACTTTGTAACTGCCATTAGCTTCTGTTTGAGGAAGTGCATCGGTCTCCTGTGGCGGGTCACAGCCTTGGAGCCGTGGCGGACACTGTGCGTGAGGGGGATCCATCCTGAAACGCACCGAGTCTGTTAGAAACCTGCTGCTACGCTAACATCGGCTAACAAAAACACTGCCGATTAGCGGCTTAGCAAGAGCACAGTTAGCGGCTTTAGCTGGTCCTGCCGAGAGAAGACAAAGTACAAACTCGACCCAGACACAAAGCTACAGTTAAAAACGTCTCATTGACTCTACTTTACCCTGTTTCCGTAGCAGCTTCACGCACAAGGTCGCAGCCATCTCAGACGGGAACACGTGATTTAGAAAGTGACGACTGCGTACGTGCTGCTTTCACGGCCACGTCGTAAAAGGTTTTTTTACagcatttgcatgtgaaaatgtttattgtgttaCCATCcatatttgtatgtgtatacTGTAAGAGCTGAATTGTTCTGTTCCAACTTCTTCGTTATATGTttactgctttttattttgtaacattAAGACATTTCTCCTGGTAACAGAAGGGACGTGAACGCAGCATTATATTACGCATCGATGTGTAGTTTTAATCATCAACGTCATcgcttttgttttgttttgtgtttaagtCATACCAGCTGTACGAACGTCTTCCTGTATTTCTTAGTGTGAAAATACTATTCCTATAGTCGTGTAATACTTCACAGTTTAGTGTTATACTTCACAGTTTAGTCCCGTTACAAAACTCCGCGcgttttgtttaatgttttacgTAAGGGATTTTGCGTGGCTACGTCAGCGTCAAGTAGAGAAACATGAGGCGCACACTCTGTAAGAGTGTACTGAAAACCATCGGTGTATTGGGTAGACACGTCCCttcgcatgtgtgtgtgtctgtgggtcaACAGCGCGTCTGTGCACGGCGTCTCTGCAGGAAATCAGCGAGTGACGGTAGAAGCATGGACCTGAGTGACATGAGGAAGAAATACAAAGGAGACGAGGAGGTGAGGGTCATGCAAAAAGTCTTGCGTCAGGATTCATTATTTAATCCAGTGTCGTCTCTGTGTAACTGCAAGGTTATGATGATGTAAGTCCAGTTGTGTTGAAATGCTGCACCGTGTACTTTCGTTTCACTTGTGGTTGTAGTCAGCGATGCAGCTGCAGAAGACAGGTGTTTTCATGCTGCCCAGATGTTTCAGAACTTGATTTTGACTTCTGACCTGCACAGActataacagaaaacaaaaaagaccagATGTAAGCAGGCTAATGTGAAGGCTGCCCCCACAGcaactacatttcagaggagGAAATTAGCACTGTCCAGTTTAATCCCCTAAGGGGCCAAATATTTGTTGTGGCTCCTACTGGCCCCACtatacacagagaaaacaaccaggACTCCAGCACTGAAGTGATGATTAATACTCAAAAGTGAGTATTTGCTCAACGTTggactccacatgtttgtgcTTTTGACAGCTGATCAAACAAACCAAGATATAATGTGTTATCTTGGGCCTCAGAGAACATGTATGGGCATTTTTCATTCCTTTACAACAGTTTATTCACTGAACAATCAAACACTAAAGAAACGGGTGATAACAAAGATAACTGCAGTTCTCCTGTGATGGAATCCCTGGTGTCCCTGGCTGCTGTTTTGTGCAGGTTAATTACTTGACACATAATAAACTAAAGAGGTttgctaaaataaatacaaataaaatgtggtCTGTTCAAATATAATGGATTATTTTGTCCACAGTGCTTTGAGGAGGGTCAACTTGCATCTCTAGACCCCATCAAGCAATTTGGAAACTGGTTTGATGAAGCAACAAAGTGCCCTGAGATCGGAGAGGCCAACGCTATGTGCCTCGCCACTGCCACCAAGTAGGTGACACCTCCACTTAAGATGAATGTGCtgatttgtttcctgtttttcaccGTCTAATGCCtcttgtgtctctgtttgtacAGGGATGGACGTCCTTCTGCTCGTATGGTCCTCCTGAAAGGTTACAGCAATGAAGGTTTCCGTTTCTTCACAAACTATGAGAGCCGAAAGGGTTCTGAACTGGTACCTAGTGTCTCTTCGTCATCTTAGTGTTCTTGCACCATTTGAAGTGATCTTAAAGATTCAGTCTTTGTCTTAATTCCTGGGGCATCATTTCTTAgtgctgacactgacactgtgaaGAAGCTGACTAGCTCCTGTTGTTGGGTTTGCTATTTTAACATATTGGTGCTTGTCGTTTGTCTGCAGGAGAGTAATCCATATGCATGTCTAGTCTTCTACTGGGAACCCCTGAACAGACAGGTACAGCAAGTTTCATGTTCCTGCTTTATTCCACTAATAAGACAGAAAGGGTATTTCTGTCTTATTACACACTGAATGTTGGTTGATGTTGACTCTGACTGCAGATTCGTATTGAGGGCACTGTGGAGAGGATCCCCTACCACAGCTCCTGTGAATACTTCCACTCTCGACCAAAGAGCAGCCAGATTGGTGCCGTCGTGAGCCGACAGAGCACGCTCGTTCCCAACAGAGATGTAAGAACCaaagctgtgttgtgttgtgtagcTAATACACAAATGATGAAGGCTCAGTTTTCACTGTGTCCTTACTTTTAGTATCTAAGGCAGAAAAATGCTGAAGTGGAGGAGAAGTACAAGGACTCAGAGGTGCCTATGCCTGACTACTGGTAAGcattactgtttgttttcctctgtttaCTCTTTATGCtcagctaagctaactagctgtTAGCCCCAGCTGCACATTTACTTTACTAACATGAGAATGGTGCGTGTCCTCTGACAATCCCCCTTTGACAGATATCACATCCTGCAAAGTCTCTTTGTAGCTGACAGTCTTTTGATTCTTGATTcatcaatgttttattttaggatGCACACACAACATGTTTAAGATCTCACCTCAGGTGTTCTGTGATGCTCAGGTCAGGGGATTGTAGTTTGTTAGTTTTAAGATCTgctttggatcattgtcctgtctgtacagtgttttctgtgccaCTGGCTGCCATACATACTTTATTACTCAGGAATACAAGGAGTTTGGCTTTCTCTGATGTTCCTGTACCATTCTGTGGTAACAGGGGAGGCTACATGGTGCAGCCTTACCTGATCGAGTTCTGGCAGGGTCAGACCAACAGACTTCACGACCGCATCGTCTTCACCAAAGCGAAGGACGGAGCGTGTGACCTGGGAGAGTTTCAGCACGGTGCAGAGGGAGGCTGGGTGTACCAGAGACTGTCTCCATGAGAAGGGCCTCAGCAGGCTGCCATGTGCAGGAAGGGACAGAAATTAGATATAAAATATGAACTTAAcactgaataaaagaaaaatcaccatCTGCTCTTGAAACAACAGCTCATCTGTACAGTAGGAACTGATGGAAACCCTGATACTGTGTATGATTTATCAACAAGACACAAGTCCCTGTATTGTCTTCATGACTAAATGTCCAAATATAAACACTGGCCATATGCATCTGGACATGAAAAGACACCATGGTGTGCAGGAAGTCCACTGACTGACACTGGAGAGTAAACTCCACCTGGTTTTGTTTATGAATGATTGACATTAAAGGTGGAGACTGCAGTGTTGTTGACCTTTAGGACGAGGAAACTGTCTTATTATtctgaaacacaaactttaACAGAATTTATTTAGCGTGTGTGTTGAGTCTTACCTGGGAATGTTTTGGGATGAAAGAGCAGGTGATACAGCTGGATTCATGAGTGAGGACAAAATGCATGtttgaccagcagatgtcagcaGTATAATACCTGCAGTGTGACCAGCAGGCTGTGAACAGATATGAGAAACACTGCCATGTAGTTTTAACCATCAGTGACTGCTTATTATCACCATGTTAACAAAACCTGAAGGCAGAGCTCAG from Mastacembelus armatus chromosome 19, fMasArm1.2, whole genome shotgun sequence harbors:
- the mrpl10 gene encoding large ribosomal subunit protein uL10m isoform X1, which encodes MAATLCVKLLRKQGWIPLTHSVRHGSKAVTRHRRPMHFLKQKLMAVTKYIPPERGAPPGAYPPQTKPVQEQDTALMTVMKRDLKTLFQNYKMIAVAQNNASTSEDMMILKHRFFKHGIAVKFYPNQVMRSFLSASVYSNMAPLFIGPTVMFVSKEPKVKEMLMVLKSSPQMTLLGACIDDTLLSIQGVVNYSKLPSVSVVQGELVSGLTMLTSNTAALLQRHPAHLSALLQQYVRQESPDGSTEAT
- the mrpl10 gene encoding large ribosomal subunit protein uL10m isoform X2, with protein sequence MAATLCVKLLRKQGWIPLTHSVRHGSKAVTRHRRPMHFLKQKLMAVTKYIPPERGAPPGAYPPQTKPVQEDTALMTVMKRDLKTLFQNYKMIAVAQNNASTSEDMMILKHRFFKHGIAVKFYPNQVMRSFLSASVYSNMAPLFIGPTVMFVSKEPKVKEMLMVLKSSPQMTLLGACIDDTLLSIQGVVNYSKLPSVSVVQGELVSGLTMLTSNTAALLQRHPAHLSALLQQYVRQESPDGSTEAT
- the pnpo gene encoding pyridoxine-5'-phosphate oxidase; the protein is MRRTLCKSVLKTIGVLGRHVPSHVCVSVGQQRVCARRLCRKSASDGRSMDLSDMRKKYKGDEECFEEGQLASLDPIKQFGNWFDEATKCPEIGEANAMCLATATKDGRPSARMVLLKGYSNEGFRFFTNYESRKGSELESNPYACLVFYWEPLNRQIRIEGTVERIPYHSSCEYFHSRPKSSQIGAVVSRQSTLVPNRDYLRQKNAEVEEKYKDSEVPMPDYWGGYMVQPYLIEFWQGQTNRLHDRIVFTKAKDGACDLGEFQHGAEGGWVYQRLSP